TGCCCAGGGGACACCCGTGATGAGCGCCGTGGTAGGCGTGCCAATGCCGTTAAGGGCACCCTCCACAATAGCCGAGCGATCGACGCCAATGTTCAGCGCCTTTCGAATGGCCTTGTCGCACGTGACGTTGTTGCCAACCGTCTTACCATCCTTCTGAGATTCCGCAGCCGTGGGCAAATTGAAGCCGCGCGTGTCCATGGTATCGAACGTGCGAAGCGTCATGCCGTTTACCGAGCTGGTGGCGTATTCGGGTTGCACCATGGCAACGTCGAGCTCGCCCGACTGCGCATGCGCGAGCGAGGTCTCGCCATCCAGGAATAGCAGCGTAATGCGGCGGAACGGCGAAATCGTGCCGTAGTAAAACTCGTTCGGCGAGATGATGATCTGCTGGCCCGCATCCCACTGATCGAGCTTGAAGGGGCCACTGCCGATGGGATCGCTACGATACGTCTGCTCGTTGTAGAGCTTCTCGGGAACGATACCCAGCTTCGCCGTAACCTGAGGGAAACTAGAATACGGCTCGCTTAGGCGGAACACGACCGTATAGTCGTCCTCAACGCTAACCTCGGCAACCTTCGAAAGGTCGATCGTGGAAGCCCCGTTATCGCGCGCCGTAAGGTACGAGAAGGCTACATCACCAGCAGTAACGTCGCTGCCGTCGGAAAAACGGGCGTTCTCACGCAGCGTGAACGTGTATTCCAGGCCGTCGCTGGAAACGCTCCACCCCGTGGCAAGGTCGGGGTTAAGCTGCATATCGGTATCGAATTTCAGCAGACGCGACTGGAACAAGATATACGAGCCGTTATAGCCCCACCCCGTAAGCGGATCGAAGCCATCTTCGGGCTCGGACCCCACGTAGATGGTAAGCGTATCGGGAAGCGACTCGGAAGAAACCGGGGTCTCTTCGCGGCTGCAACCCGCAAGAATCCCCGCTGCTCCACCCATGGCCGCAAGGGCGCTCGCCGCAGCGGCACCCCTCAGAAAACCTCTTCTGGAAATAAACGCACTGCCATTCCCCATGTCCACTCCCTTGTGTGCACGTGTTACATTAGACTAATCCGTAACACGTATTATTCACGCTGTTCGCGTACCGTCAATAGACATTTTGATCAAATTCGTCTCTCTTTCGGCAACGTACGAAAGAGAGCACGTTCCTCGGGAAAAATAACCTCTGGGTAGCACTTGCATTCCCCCATACGGCCCCGTGCTAGCATGGGCGGGCAGACATTCCAACGGAAGGAAATCCATGGACGACCACAAGCGTTCGTACTATCGAAATCTTTCGCAAACCCTCGTTAAGAAATTCGCCCGGCGCGGCATCGACGCACTCTACTGCGACACCGCCGCCGAAGCGAAAGACGCCGTTCTAGAGCTCATGCCCAGCGGCTCGTCCGTCACGTGGGGCGGCTCGATGTCCATCGAACAGGCGGGCATTCTCGACGCCGTTCGCGAAGGAAACTACAACATTATCGACCGCTCGGACAAGGGCCCCGGCGAAGACCCGCGTATCATGCTCAGCAAGCAGATGATGGCCGACTACTTCCTCATGAGCACCAACGCGTTCACGCGCGACGGCGAACTGGTGAACATCGACGGCATGGGGACACGTCTGTGCTTTTTGGTGGCGGGCCCCGCGCACGTTATCGTGGTCACCAGCATGAACAAGATGACGCGCGACGTGCCTTCCGCGCTGCAGCGCATCCACGACCAGGCCACGCCCCCGAACTGCGTACGCCTGAACATTCCCACACCGTGCGCGGCAACGGGCGCCTGCGGCGATTGCCACGGCGCAAACACCATCTGCTGCCAAGAGGTCATCACGCGTCACAGCCGCG
This genomic stretch from Denitrobacterium detoxificans harbors:
- a CDS encoding ABC transporter substrate-binding protein encodes the protein MGNGSAFISRRGFLRGAAAASALAAMGGAAGILAGCSREETPVSSESLPDTLTIYVGSEPEDGFDPLTGWGYNGSYILFQSRLLKFDTDMQLNPDLATGWSVSSDGLEYTFTLRENARFSDGSDVTAGDVAFSYLTARDNGASTIDLSKVAEVSVEDDYTVVFRLSEPYSSFPQVTAKLGIVPEKLYNEQTYRSDPIGSGPFKLDQWDAGQQIIISPNEFYYGTISPFRRITLLFLDGETSLAHAQSGELDVAMVQPEYATSSVNGMTLRTFDTMDTRGFNLPTAAESQKDGKTVGNNVTCDKAIRKALNIGVDRSAIVEGALNGIGTPTTALITGVPWANSACSYKDGRLDEAKKLLDDAGWKEGSDGIREKDGVRAEFSITGRTDDMQRYNIAEAFAQQAQKLGIKINATSALWSDCKAQSENVPTCWGTGDWDPSGDLVGYYSSTGSYNHAQYENATVDQHIHSALDTTDDALSLSEWQKVQWDGTTGPESENGDMPFIWLVSIDHTYFVRNGLYLGEQPVHPHGHGWPIVGNLEEWMWEEQRLEEEEAKSGSSSDDTGKEK
- a CDS encoding lactate utilization protein, whose protein sequence is MDDHKRSYYRNLSQTLVKKFARRGIDALYCDTAAEAKDAVLELMPSGSSVTWGGSMSIEQAGILDAVREGNYNIIDRSDKGPGEDPRIMLSKQMMADYFLMSTNAFTRDGELVNIDGMGTRLCFLVAGPAHVIVVTSMNKMTRDVPSALQRIHDQATPPNCVRLNIPTPCAATGACGDCHGANTICCQEVITRHSREPHRITVVLVGEELGY